Proteins from a single region of Halogeometricum borinquense DSM 11551:
- a CDS encoding cytochrome c oxidase subunit II, with protein sequence MEIHKYEKIWLAGALLLIVGFIATVSYGAVGAGIEMIDNEGGQVDPKALDQHPKFSEPGTYKTGPNQYDVYVVAQQFAYLPGTSDPIRVPANSEVTFHVTSRDVIHGYEIVGTNANTMAIPGQVSQMTVKFDEAKEYGLLCNEYCGAAHHAMEGKIVVVPEDEWNESMVVN encoded by the coding sequence ATGGAGATACACAAATACGAAAAAATCTGGCTCGCGGGTGCATTGCTTCTTATCGTCGGATTCATCGCGACCGTCTCGTACGGAGCGGTCGGTGCTGGCATCGAGATGATCGACAACGAGGGCGGGCAAGTCGATCCGAAAGCGCTCGATCAGCATCCGAAGTTCAGCGAACCGGGAACGTACAAAACCGGGCCGAACCAGTACGATGTCTACGTTGTCGCCCAGCAGTTCGCCTACCTCCCGGGAACGAGCGACCCCATCCGGGTCCCAGCGAACTCTGAAGTGACGTTTCACGTCACATCGCGGGACGTGATTCACGGCTACGAAATCGTCGGAACGAACGCGAACACGATGGCGATTCCCGGGCAGGTGTCGCAGATGACCGTCAAGTTCGACGAGGCCAAGGAGTATGGCTTACTGTGTAACGAGTACTGCGGCGCGGCCCACCACGCGATGGAGGGCAAAATCGTCGTCGTCCCCGAAGACGAGTGGAACGAGAGTATGGTGGTGAACTGA
- a CDS encoding methyl-accepting chemotaxis protein: MNIQTKLIALCLVISLVPVSVVGGVGIHEMNSIGSYAQTQSTTHMETQVTGELNNTVTARREQIQNVLDVRRVDARSLADSSPVQNYQAAKAGQWKLVQRQSQTQLGHMALQMRSTIESTKQTILEEEYNGRSWAELTPAEQQRVKEKVERIIAGTAGNQTTAAGSASKIFQPGYIGDTGYAYITDGDSNVVVHHKIHDGFNLVDDASLTVFNEVESTIQNDPAVRSGSEWRIVEYEWEDTTQAGNPVEEKFVAYAYYEDFDWVLAPSVYYYELQTTASESAKNRINDSFENYLNTRSVSVQGEERPAYDEIILTDEDGHGVVRAERTDGSVVTESVENTSYADTEWFNSSRSMEKGEVHVGDVRTVNGAPVIYLSTPVYQNGEFAGTIALRFDYGILTALTNGVTVGDTGHLSIVNDEGRVLSHPNSTVVETESSIVNEEYAGGLAGIAEERILTGEHGLSTYTRQTDGENAEYYVGYAPLDFGDKQFALLATVPEKDVTGPSAALGQELSDRTSSARNVFLLLIGGAAVGVIALGFRASRYFSRPIEQLRDHAAALAEGRFDDDIEISASDDEIGELVEAFGEMQRNLRLQVAELRAVSEELGEGTLDQDVRTDLPGEFGAIMSDLDDGIEKIRRSLVEVHDVADQFADVSSETVVSAEEIEAASQATAQSVEEIAHGAEQQTEQLQAASDEMNNLSATIEEVAASADGVVETANEAASLADRGREHAADATEEISAIEDETTTAVEQVEGLSERIEEINEVVQLITEITEQTDLLALNASIEAARAGEVGKGFAVVANEIKMLANQAEDATEQVEELITEIQDDTDDTVEDIQSMRERVESGAETIEDAIEMFDDIAEASEKAEDEVKEISKSTEDQATSTEEVVAMVDEVSSVSEQTASEASTVSAATEEQTASINEVTQNIQTVSEEAQSLQELVKRFDVGKHGSASASQSSGSGSQSAPSAEGSNSEVAESPRVSD, translated from the coding sequence ATGAATATACAGACAAAACTCATCGCTCTGTGCCTCGTCATCTCGTTGGTTCCCGTCTCGGTCGTTGGCGGCGTCGGGATACACGAGATGAACAGCATCGGTTCGTACGCACAGACGCAGAGTACGACGCACATGGAGACGCAGGTAACGGGAGAGTTGAACAACACCGTTACCGCGAGGCGGGAGCAGATACAGAACGTGTTGGACGTTCGCCGCGTGGATGCGCGGTCCTTAGCGGACTCTTCACCGGTACAAAACTATCAGGCCGCAAAGGCCGGGCAGTGGAAACTCGTCCAACGGCAGAGCCAAACGCAACTCGGGCACATGGCGCTTCAGATGCGTAGCACCATCGAGAGTACGAAGCAGACGATTCTCGAAGAAGAGTACAACGGGAGATCGTGGGCGGAACTTACTCCGGCGGAACAACAGCGAGTCAAAGAGAAAGTAGAGCGAATCATCGCCGGGACGGCCGGCAATCAAACGACTGCCGCCGGGTCGGCATCGAAGATATTCCAACCGGGATATATCGGTGACACGGGATACGCGTACATCACGGACGGAGACTCAAACGTCGTCGTCCATCACAAGATACACGACGGGTTCAACCTCGTCGATGATGCCTCGTTGACCGTGTTCAACGAGGTCGAATCGACCATCCAAAACGACCCGGCCGTGCGGAGCGGTAGTGAGTGGCGAATCGTCGAATACGAGTGGGAAGACACCACCCAAGCAGGGAACCCCGTCGAAGAGAAGTTCGTCGCCTACGCCTATTACGAGGACTTCGATTGGGTTCTTGCCCCAAGCGTCTACTACTACGAACTCCAGACGACCGCCAGCGAGAGCGCAAAGAATCGAATCAACGACTCTTTCGAAAACTATCTGAACACTCGCTCAGTGTCGGTGCAAGGCGAGGAGCGGCCAGCGTACGACGAGATTATCCTGACCGACGAAGACGGACACGGCGTTGTTCGAGCGGAACGGACGGACGGGAGCGTCGTCACCGAATCCGTCGAGAACACCTCCTACGCGGACACGGAGTGGTTCAATTCGAGCAGGTCGATGGAGAAAGGCGAAGTCCACGTCGGCGACGTCCGAACCGTGAACGGAGCGCCGGTTATCTACCTCTCAACGCCGGTGTATCAGAACGGTGAGTTCGCGGGGACGATTGCACTCCGATTCGATTACGGCATCCTCACCGCGTTGACGAACGGAGTCACGGTCGGTGACACCGGTCACCTGAGCATCGTGAACGACGAGGGTCGGGTCCTGAGCCATCCCAACAGCACGGTCGTCGAAACCGAGTCCAGTATCGTAAACGAAGAGTACGCAGGTGGACTCGCCGGCATCGCCGAAGAACGGATTCTCACGGGTGAACACGGGCTGAGTACGTATACGAGACAGACCGATGGCGAGAATGCGGAGTACTACGTGGGGTATGCGCCACTGGACTTCGGTGACAAGCAGTTTGCACTGTTAGCAACCGTCCCCGAAAAAGACGTGACGGGGCCGAGCGCCGCACTGGGCCAAGAGCTGAGTGACCGAACATCGTCCGCTCGGAACGTGTTCCTCCTGTTAATCGGTGGTGCCGCCGTCGGAGTCATCGCATTAGGATTCCGCGCATCCCGGTACTTCTCGCGACCCATTGAGCAACTTCGAGACCACGCGGCGGCACTCGCAGAGGGCCGGTTCGACGACGATATCGAGATTTCGGCTTCCGACGACGAAATCGGAGAACTTGTCGAAGCGTTCGGGGAGATGCAACGGAACCTCCGGTTGCAAGTGGCGGAACTCAGAGCCGTTAGCGAGGAACTTGGTGAGGGAACGTTGGACCAAGACGTTCGGACCGACCTGCCCGGCGAGTTCGGTGCGATCATGTCGGACCTCGACGACGGTATCGAGAAGATACGACGCAGTCTAGTGGAGGTTCACGACGTTGCCGACCAGTTCGCCGACGTGAGTAGCGAAACCGTCGTGAGCGCAGAGGAGATAGAAGCGGCGAGTCAAGCCACCGCCCAGTCGGTCGAAGAGATTGCACACGGCGCCGAACAGCAGACCGAGCAACTCCAAGCCGCGTCCGACGAGATGAACAACCTCTCGGCAACCATCGAGGAAGTCGCCGCATCGGCAGACGGCGTCGTCGAGACGGCCAACGAGGCGGCCTCACTCGCTGACCGAGGTCGGGAACACGCCGCTGATGCCACCGAGGAAATTTCGGCCATCGAGGACGAGACGACGACCGCCGTCGAGCAAGTCGAAGGGCTCAGCGAGCGCATCGAAGAGATAAACGAGGTCGTCCAACTCATCACCGAAATCACGGAACAAACCGACCTGCTGGCGCTCAACGCGTCAATCGAAGCCGCCCGCGCCGGAGAAGTCGGCAAGGGCTTTGCGGTTGTCGCAAACGAGATCAAGATGCTCGCAAATCAAGCCGAGGACGCCACCGAGCAGGTCGAAGAACTCATCACCGAGATTCAGGATGACACGGACGACACCGTCGAAGATATCCAGTCGATGCGAGAACGCGTCGAGAGCGGTGCCGAAACTATCGAGGATGCCATCGAAATGTTCGATGATATCGCTGAGGCGAGCGAAAAAGCCGAAGATGAGGTGAAGGAGATCTCGAAATCGACGGAAGACCAAGCCACCTCGACAGAAGAGGTTGTGGCAATGGTAGATGAGGTTTCAAGCGTGAGCGAGCAGACGGCGTCGGAGGCGAGTACTGTCTCGGCCGCAACCGAAGAACAGACAGCCTCCATCAACGAGGTTACGCAGAACATCCAGACTGTCTCCGAGGAAGCACAGTCGCTGCAAGAACTCGTAAAGCGGTTCGACGTCGGCAAACACGGAAGCGCAAGCGCCTCACAGAGCAGTGGTAGCGGGAGTCAGTCGGCACCGAGCGCAGAAGGGTCCAACAGTGAGGTGGCTGAATCTCCCCGCGTGAGTGACTGA
- a CDS encoding b(o/a)3-type cytochrome-c oxidase subunit 1: MATFVDRYPDEAKVVQASLAVAFIALGIGAFFGLIQALHRTNIIRIISSVDYYTVLTGHGVLLALVFTIFFLVGLFTWAVTRSLERPLPDIRLTWAWFGLMTTGATITAVTILAGLFPDIPMSADVLYTFYAPLQAHPAFYIGLAMFIIGTWMAGADWFLAYREWRSENPDERIPLQTFMVLTTMIMWYISTLGVAVSVVFFLIPWSMGLVDSVNPLLTRTLFWYFGHPVVYFWLMPAYLMWYTVLPKLSGGRLFSDPLARVVFVLFLLLSTPVGIHHQYLDPGIAEGFKFIAMTNTMFLLLPSLLTAFTVVASMEHGARQRGGEGYLGWLGTLPWRDPAFTGMALAGLMFAAGGFSGMINAGMNINYLIHNTIWVPGHFHMTVGTAVALTMMAGTYWLLPQITGKKVYSRPIGLLQVVMWFVGMVFMSNAMHRGGLLGIPRRTAEPQYTNFDFVTAIGSIWEIRVQIALGGTLLFISVVLFLFNVAATWADDRSETPVDDYLPEPLSDASGSPVILDNLALWTGIAVVLVILAYTLPLASIIGDAGIFGSSPVFPASISLDAVVNAITGVIN, from the coding sequence ATGGCTACGTTCGTAGACAGATATCCTGACGAAGCAAAGGTTGTACAGGCGTCGCTCGCAGTGGCGTTTATCGCGCTGGGCATCGGTGCCTTCTTCGGACTGATACAGGCGCTTCACCGCACGAACATCATCCGCATCATCAGTTCAGTGGATTACTACACGGTGCTGACCGGACACGGAGTCCTCTTAGCTCTCGTGTTCACCATCTTCTTCCTCGTCGGCCTGTTTACGTGGGCCGTCACACGGAGTTTAGAGCGGCCACTTCCGGACATACGCCTAACGTGGGCGTGGTTCGGTCTGATGACGACGGGTGCGACCATCACTGCGGTCACGATCCTCGCCGGATTGTTCCCGGATATCCCGATGAGTGCGGACGTACTCTACACGTTCTACGCGCCGTTGCAGGCGCATCCGGCGTTCTATATCGGGTTGGCGATGTTCATCATCGGTACGTGGATGGCGGGTGCAGACTGGTTCCTCGCTTACCGTGAGTGGCGTAGCGAGAACCCGGACGAACGAATCCCGCTACAGACGTTTATGGTGCTGACGACGATGATCATGTGGTACATCTCGACGCTCGGCGTCGCCGTCTCCGTCGTCTTCTTCCTCATCCCGTGGTCGATGGGACTCGTCGATTCGGTGAACCCATTGCTCACCAGAACGCTGTTCTGGTACTTCGGCCACCCCGTCGTCTACTTCTGGCTGATGCCTGCGTACCTCATGTGGTACACGGTCCTTCCGAAACTCTCCGGGGGACGACTGTTCAGTGACCCCCTCGCGCGAGTGGTGTTCGTGTTGTTCCTCCTGCTCTCGACGCCTGTCGGTATTCACCACCAGTATCTCGACCCTGGTATCGCGGAGGGCTTCAAGTTCATCGCCATGACGAACACGATGTTCCTCCTCCTCCCGTCACTTCTGACCGCATTTACTGTCGTCGCCAGCATGGAACACGGTGCGCGCCAACGCGGCGGTGAGGGATACCTCGGATGGCTCGGCACACTTCCGTGGCGCGACCCGGCGTTCACGGGGATGGCGCTTGCGGGACTGATGTTCGCCGCCGGTGGCTTCTCCGGCATGATCAACGCCGGGATGAACATCAACTACCTCATCCACAACACGATATGGGTGCCCGGTCACTTCCACATGACCGTCGGCACCGCCGTCGCGCTCACGATGATGGCGGGCACGTACTGGCTCCTCCCGCAGATAACGGGCAAGAAAGTCTACAGCCGACCGATTGGCCTCTTGCAAGTCGTAATGTGGTTCGTCGGGATGGTGTTCATGTCTAACGCGATGCACCGCGGCGGACTGCTCGGTATTCCCCGCCGGACCGCCGAACCGCAATACACGAACTTCGACTTCGTGACCGCTATCGGGAGTATCTGGGAGATTCGAGTACAGATCGCACTCGGCGGGACGTTGCTGTTCATTAGTGTCGTCCTGTTCCTGTTCAACGTCGCCGCGACGTGGGCCGACGACCGGTCCGAGACGCCGGTGGATGACTATCTCCCCGAACCGCTCTCCGATGCGAGCGGGTCGCCCGTCATCCTCGACAATCTCGCGCTGTGGACGGGAATCGCGGTCGTTCTCGTCATTCTCGCGTACACGCTCCCACTCGCCAGCATCATCGGTGATGCGGGAATCTTCGGGAGTAGTCCCGTCTTCCCAGCGAGTATTAGCCTCGATGCGGTCGTCAACGCCATCACGGGGGTGATCAACTAA
- a CDS encoding sulfite exporter TauE/SafE family protein, translating to MTPLSSQASASLPTTGVEAGVFLVVGVLGGAHCLGMCGPLVSVYADRLRATDDTDAELTVRQVRQHTLFNLGRAAGYAVVGAILAAIGAVTVGALDAVVAIGTGVRATTGVLVGVLIMATGVSYLRGGAGSVVRLPGRLSNAFRRVSSVLTNRVDALVGDTRIVGLGVGHAFLPCPITYPAYLYAFATADPVRAAFLLSLLGLGTIPTLFVYGTALGSLSAGRRRSLHRVLGAVFLVLGYLPLAHGLMLVGIHLPHPMIPVYQPLG from the coding sequence ATGACGCCGCTCTCTTCACAGGCCTCGGCGTCGCTTCCGACGACAGGCGTTGAAGCAGGCGTCTTCCTCGTTGTCGGCGTCCTCGGCGGTGCGCACTGTCTCGGGATGTGCGGGCCGCTCGTGAGCGTCTACGCGGACAGGCTCAGAGCGACCGACGACACCGACGCCGAGCTTACCGTCCGACAAGTCAGACAGCATACGCTGTTCAACCTCGGACGAGCGGCTGGCTACGCCGTGGTCGGCGCTATCCTCGCCGCCATCGGTGCCGTCACGGTCGGCGCTCTCGATGCTGTCGTCGCTATCGGGACTGGTGTCCGGGCCACTACTGGCGTTCTCGTCGGGGTTCTCATCATGGCAACCGGTGTTTCGTACCTCCGGGGCGGTGCCGGTTCTGTGGTCCGACTTCCGGGGCGACTCTCGAACGCGTTCCGTCGAGTCAGCAGCGTCCTCACGAATCGCGTGGATGCACTCGTCGGTGACACTCGCATCGTCGGACTCGGCGTCGGGCACGCGTTCCTCCCGTGCCCTATTACCTATCCCGCGTACCTGTACGCGTTTGCGACCGCTGACCCAGTTAGAGCGGCGTTCCTCCTTTCGTTACTCGGTCTCGGGACGATACCGACGCTGTTCGTCTACGGGACGGCACTCGGATCGTTGTCGGCGGGCCGTCGGCGCTCGCTGCACCGCGTCCTCGGAGCGGTGTTTCTCGTCCTCGGCTACTTGCCGTTGGCCCACGGATTGATGCTCGTCGGAATTCACCTTCCACATCCGATGATTCCGGTCTACCAACCGCTGGGGTGA
- a CDS encoding CNNM domain-containing protein, which translates to MVDLATVGRLLAGIVLLFGNAYFVTIEFAMTRVRQFSESEFQGSRGLERAWDMTERLEIFLSGCQLGITICSVGLGVVAEPALTAVLDPAVSALGLQSLSGTGSNGHTALAAVTSLGVINLLHLTVGEQAPTYLGIERSKQVAKYGAPILYWWTRVFSPVIRLADWTAKSLLSVIGVTITRSWAEEEMEGEKPGTRQELLSQMGSILTEMDLPTDRKEEILNAAAIDHVHAGDIMVDREDIVAVSTERSVEANLETIRSNSYTRFPLVGESVDDIIGTIYLMSLIRSIDDLREGATDFSDIAMSPMTVPPDIPVSELIDEFQAADQEIAFVVESDRTVGLVTATDAFEAITGELRDPMDKAA; encoded by the coding sequence ATGGTTGATCTTGCTACAGTCGGCCGATTACTTGCGGGCATCGTTCTCTTGTTCGGGAACGCCTACTTCGTCACTATCGAGTTCGCAATGACGCGTGTTCGGCAGTTTAGCGAATCAGAGTTCCAAGGGTCACGCGGACTCGAACGGGCGTGGGACATGACCGAACGGTTAGAGATATTCCTCTCAGGGTGCCAACTCGGGATTACCATCTGCAGTGTCGGTCTCGGGGTCGTTGCCGAACCGGCCCTCACTGCGGTCCTCGACCCAGCAGTCAGTGCGCTCGGACTACAGAGCCTATCCGGGACGGGCAGTAACGGACATACCGCGCTGGCCGCAGTGACGTCGCTCGGCGTCATCAACCTCCTCCATCTGACCGTCGGTGAACAGGCCCCGACGTATCTCGGCATCGAGCGCTCGAAGCAGGTCGCAAAGTACGGCGCTCCCATCCTCTACTGGTGGACGCGAGTGTTCTCGCCAGTTATCCGACTCGCTGACTGGACTGCAAAATCGCTCCTCTCGGTCATCGGCGTGACGATCACTCGGTCGTGGGCCGAAGAAGAGATGGAAGGGGAGAAACCGGGCACGCGACAGGAGTTGCTCAGCCAGATGGGAAGCATCCTGACGGAGATGGACCTTCCGACAGACCGCAAAGAGGAGATTCTCAACGCCGCCGCTATCGACCACGTTCACGCGGGAGATATCATGGTAGACCGCGAAGACATCGTCGCGGTATCGACCGAACGCTCCGTGGAAGCGAACCTCGAAACGATTCGCTCGAACTCGTATACGCGCTTCCCGCTGGTCGGTGAGAGCGTAGACGACATCATCGGAACCATCTACCTCATGTCGCTCATACGGTCGATAGACGACCTCAGAGAAGGCGCAACCGATTTCAGCGACATTGCAATGTCTCCGATGACCGTTCCACCGGACATCCCCGTCAGTGAACTGATCGACGAGTTCCAAGCGGCCGACCAAGAGATCGCATTCGTGGTGGAATCTGACCGAACCGTTGGTCTGGTTACCGCAACGGATGCGTTCGAGGCGATTACCGGCGAACTCCGCGATCCGATGGATAAAGCAGCGTGA
- a CDS encoding TVP38/TMEM64 family protein, whose product MENSIGRLRTQLEEIQVFASARRRRQFLVHLLVALVVLSIAVVLLRRHLEFLTNAAELRAFIQGYGFWAPLVLVILQSLQVVAAPIPGQVLALVAGYLFGAWWGTVYNVIGITIGSTVAFWLARRFGRAYVERIVHEDVLAQFDSIDPTHARLTLFLFFLVPGLPDDILCFAGGLTKIPLWQLVALAIIGRTPAFFLTNVVGGLLGANQIAPALGLAALIIAASVLGFLNRDRLVRLFGGEP is encoded by the coding sequence ATGGAGAATTCAATCGGTCGGCTGCGAACACAGCTTGAGGAGATTCAGGTGTTCGCGTCGGCCCGAAGACGACGACAGTTCCTCGTGCACCTCCTCGTGGCACTCGTCGTCCTCTCCATTGCGGTCGTACTCCTCCGCCGTCACCTCGAATTCCTAACGAACGCCGCGGAACTACGAGCGTTCATTCAAGGATATGGGTTTTGGGCACCGCTCGTACTCGTTATCCTCCAATCGCTGCAAGTCGTCGCCGCGCCGATTCCGGGGCAGGTTCTGGCACTTGTCGCAGGGTATCTGTTCGGCGCGTGGTGGGGAACGGTCTACAACGTCATCGGAATCACGATTGGGAGTACCGTCGCGTTTTGGCTCGCGAGACGATTCGGCCGAGCGTACGTCGAGCGTATCGTCCACGAAGACGTTCTTGCCCAGTTCGATTCGATAGATCCCACCCACGCCCGCTTGACCCTCTTTCTGTTCTTTCTCGTGCCCGGACTGCCGGACGACATCCTTTGTTTTGCGGGCGGTCTCACCAAGATTCCCCTCTGGCAACTCGTCGCGTTGGCAATTATCGGCCGAACACCGGCATTCTTCCTGACGAACGTCGTCGGCGGACTCCTCGGCGCGAATCAAATTGCGCCCGCACTCGGTCTCGCTGCCCTCATCATCGCTGCCTCAGTACTGGGGTTTCTGAACCGAGATCGACTCGTTCGGCTCTTCGGCGGCGAACCGTAG
- a CDS encoding DUF7546 family protein yields MTETISGPDALARRPTRTLRLLAGLIAVEILLVGVYLLTTEAAVLSVRYVLYPFVWVNLGVLAVYSVDVPRPSGRRTAAATVVAVLYFGVLAWTTGLVGPGSGADLSVRLVGAMPGWGPILLVGGPVNLTLVPFEVVGYVCLTALVYVSLVRATAGVFSGILGLATCVSCVGPVIAGVFSGVLGGASTALAGSMSGAYAYDLSTALFVVTVGILWYTLRE; encoded by the coding sequence ATGACAGAAACAATATCAGGCCCGGACGCGCTTGCTCGACGGCCAACGCGAACGCTCCGCCTCCTCGCGGGACTCATCGCTGTCGAGATACTCTTAGTTGGCGTATATCTCCTCACGACGGAGGCAGCCGTTCTTTCCGTTCGATACGTCCTCTACCCGTTCGTCTGGGTAAACCTCGGCGTTCTCGCCGTCTACTCGGTGGACGTTCCACGACCGTCCGGCCGACGAACCGCCGCTGCGACCGTCGTCGCAGTGCTCTATTTCGGCGTCCTTGCGTGGACAACAGGACTCGTCGGGCCGGGGAGCGGTGCAGATCTCTCGGTTCGTCTCGTTGGAGCCATGCCCGGATGGGGGCCGATTCTCCTCGTCGGTGGCCCCGTGAATCTCACCCTCGTTCCGTTCGAAGTCGTCGGCTACGTCTGTCTAACTGCGCTCGTCTACGTGAGCCTCGTTCGCGCGACAGCGGGGGTCTTCTCCGGGATTCTCGGACTGGCGACGTGCGTGAGTTGTGTCGGTCCCGTCATCGCTGGTGTTTTCTCCGGCGTCCTCGGCGGTGCATCGACTGCGCTCGCCGGAAGTATGAGCGGTGCCTACGCGTACGACCTCTCGACGGCGTTGTTCGTCGTTACTGTCGGGATACTCTGGTATACGCTTCGGGAGTAA
- a CDS encoding dienelactone hydrolase family protein encodes MDRTTDAVLSIPLDDVTLEGELIVPRDASGIVVFAHGSGSSRHSPRNNFVAGRLHEAGLATLLFDLLTEDEDRSRENRFDIPLLTDRLVAVTEWLRQRDDTAELTIGYFGSSTGAAAALRATASDDTSVDAVVSRGGRVDMADAVLDTITAPTLLIVGGNDESVRRLNQEAHAKLSCSKSLHVVPGAGHLFEGEGELEEVADVAADWFAEHLGNPN; translated from the coding sequence ATGGACCGAACGACAGACGCAGTACTTTCGATACCGTTGGATGACGTCACGCTCGAAGGGGAACTCATCGTCCCCCGAGACGCTTCGGGAATCGTCGTGTTCGCGCACGGGAGCGGAAGCAGTCGGCACAGTCCTCGAAACAACTTCGTTGCGGGACGTCTCCACGAAGCGGGACTGGCGACGCTTCTCTTCGACCTGTTGACCGAAGACGAAGACAGGTCCCGCGAGAATCGATTCGACATCCCCCTCTTGACGGACCGTCTCGTCGCCGTGACGGAGTGGTTACGGCAACGCGACGATACCGCGGAGCTAACAATCGGCTATTTCGGCTCTAGTACCGGTGCGGCCGCGGCCCTACGCGCTACCGCGAGCGACGATACTTCCGTGGACGCAGTCGTTTCGCGGGGTGGCCGCGTGGATATGGCCGACGCCGTACTTGACACGATTACTGCACCGACGCTTCTGATCGTCGGCGGCAACGACGAGTCTGTCCGCCGTCTCAATCAGGAGGCTCACGCGAAACTCTCCTGCTCGAAGAGTTTGCACGTCGTCCCCGGTGCCGGACACCTGTTCGAGGGCGAAGGTGAACTTGAGGAAGTCGCAGACGTGGCCGCAGACTGGTTCGCAGAACACCTTGGAAATCCTAACTGA
- a CDS encoding phosphoribosyltransferase, whose product MVRDRQPSQFTDRESAGKQLGDALREEGVDADIVLAIPRGGLPLGRMVADALHAPLDIVATQKIGAPNNPEFAIGAVAADGSAWLNEEVIERRGIDREYIERIRSEEAENAREKAETYRDDGSLPDLSGKTVVVVDDGVATGATARACLSRVNAAAPERVIFAVPVGSPRAISDLEGLADEVVCLSAPSVFHAVGQFYERFGQVTDEEAMAYIAEE is encoded by the coding sequence ATGGTTCGGGACCGACAGCCCTCGCAGTTCACAGACAGGGAAAGCGCTGGGAAACAACTCGGTGACGCCCTCCGCGAGGAGGGTGTTGATGCGGACATCGTGTTAGCGATCCCGCGCGGCGGACTGCCGCTCGGTCGGATGGTGGCCGACGCGCTACATGCCCCGCTCGATATCGTCGCCACGCAGAAAATCGGGGCACCGAACAATCCAGAGTTCGCTATCGGTGCAGTCGCCGCCGACGGAAGCGCTTGGCTCAACGAGGAGGTCATCGAACGGCGCGGCATCGACCGGGAGTACATCGAACGTATCCGTAGCGAAGAAGCGGAAAACGCCCGTGAAAAGGCTGAAACCTACCGCGACGACGGTTCGTTACCGGACCTCTCGGGAAAAACCGTTGTCGTCGTCGATGACGGTGTCGCTACGGGAGCGACCGCCCGTGCGTGTCTCAGCCGAGTCAACGCCGCGGCCCCAGAGCGGGTCATCTTCGCCGTACCAGTCGGATCACCGCGGGCGATTTCCGACCTCGAAGGGCTCGCAGACGAGGTGGTTTGCCTGTCTGCACCCTCGGTGTTCCACGCCGTCGGGCAGTTTTACGAGCGCTTCGGTCAAGTTACGGACGAGGAGGCAATGGCGTATATTGCCGAAGAGTGA